The following proteins are co-located in the Candidatus Zixiibacteriota bacterium genome:
- a CDS encoding polysaccharide biosynthesis/export family protein, with protein MLRGKKLVLWIILTVGLLLSFPVNSFSQEYRIGPEDVLNISFWQQPDLNSALKVRQDGKISLPVIGEIMAAGLTPFELQKKIVEKISFYNKSISQATVVIVEYNSQKVFVQGQVNRPGKYSFESIPNLWEVITEAGGPAEGADLSAVKIIRGGDEAGKTLRVNLAQALEKGDFTKLPKLKIGDTVEIPRSILSLGGERGASTPSFTGRNVYYIYGQIARSGVFPLEAEIDLLDAIVLAGGPTPNANMKKVKVLIKGATYSSVVEINLEDFSSKGRPSRLLIHPEDTIVIPGKGGGFLSRVWNFSRDLIPLSTAIISLYLLVDRLNQ; from the coding sequence ATGTTAAGGGGAAAAAAACTCGTACTCTGGATAATTCTGACCGTGGGACTTTTACTGAGCTTTCCGGTCAACTCTTTTTCTCAGGAATACCGGATTGGCCCGGAGGATGTCTTGAACATAAGCTTCTGGCAGCAGCCGGATTTAAACAGCGCCCTTAAGGTCAGGCAGGATGGCAAGATCTCCCTCCCGGTGATCGGCGAGATTATGGCTGCGGGGTTAACCCCATTTGAACTTCAGAAAAAAATTGTGGAAAAGATCTCCTTCTATAACAAAAGTATCTCCCAGGCAACTGTGGTTATCGTGGAGTACAACAGCCAGAAAGTGTTTGTCCAGGGACAGGTGAATCGTCCGGGCAAATACAGTTTTGAGTCAATCCCGAACCTGTGGGAAGTGATAACAGAAGCCGGAGGTCCGGCCGAGGGAGCGGATTTAAGCGCCGTCAAAATCATAAGGGGAGGGGATGAAGCTGGCAAGACCTTGAGGGTGAATTTGGCCCAGGCGCTGGAGAAGGGGGATTTCACTAAATTGCCTAAACTCAAAATCGGGGATACAGTCGAGATACCCCGTTCGATTTTAAGCTTAGGAGGCGAAAGGGGAGCTTCGACTCCGAGTTTTACTGGCAGAAATGTATATTACATCTATGGCCAGATCGCAAGGTCTGGGGTCTTTCCGTTAGAGGCAGAGATAGACCTTCTGGATGCGATCGTCTTAGCTGGAGGTCCCACCCCGAATGCTAATATGAAAAAGGTTAAGGTCTTGATCAAAGGGGCAACCTATTCCAGCGTGGTAGAAATAAATCTTGAAGATTTCAGTTCTAAAGGAAGACCCTCTCGCTTGCTAATCCATCCGGAGGACACTATAGTCATCCCGGGTAAAGGAGGAGGTTTTCTTTCCAGGGTTTGGAATTTCAGCCGGGACCTTATTCCTCTTTCTACTGCTATCATCAGTTTATATCTTTTGGTGGACCGGCTTAACCAGTGA
- a CDS encoding GGDEF domain-containing protein, translated as MSEKLRVNSSFTTSQKDEFNSVRKTLFWGFWGLVYVILFLLAFFSSDPYLKFSGLGGLLAVSLYLVFFRALLLENNLKKLKKENLKWYILLEGLEEERFYSADGKARVKLASLLIDFFGLLFQTRTLLLFFKDGEEYRLLDSSGKKKGFRKRVLKADDPLVLFLKKQSEIEITDLQVEKEKLFHSNSWLKEKVFESAFTLKSEEELVGFVLFSSEKFKISEEKKKLLFLVSRRIIRIEQFRELKRKFQEKKPESIDKSGQERTPVSLDQAEEKRRIFDLYSLFQAANQIYLSSDQNRLFFNFAQNLQKQLNTKSVLILLPESGGKKLKAKYSKGIDFLQFSELSLEEDDPLYEKFKEKESVFQLYQLLEEYQGNEFLARLTSQGFQICFPLSLPDDQLGLVLIGGRAEGIRYNQEVFLILNFLSNVLNVSLKNITQYKKLEELSYTDSLSGLYNHRYFVKRLSEEIFRAKRYQRKLAFVIFDIDEFKIYNDSFGHQSGDQIIRQLGELILKVVRSIDIVCRYGGDEFCIIMPETGQEECLKFIERLRKSIQHHPFVDEFLQMEHHLTVSAGAAIYPQHARTPEKLIYGADMALLNAKNSGKNKTLVYSGEEVSLKNTVQL; from the coding sequence TTGAGTGAAAAGCTCCGGGTAAATAGCTCCTTTACAACCAGCCAGAAAGATGAGTTTAATTCTGTTCGGAAAACCCTTTTCTGGGGATTTTGGGGGTTAGTCTACGTTATTTTGTTCCTCTTGGCTTTTTTCTCCTCAGATCCGTATCTTAAGTTTTCAGGTTTAGGGGGGTTATTAGCTGTATCCCTCTATCTCGTTTTTTTCAGAGCCCTGCTTTTAGAAAATAATTTAAAAAAGCTAAAGAAGGAGAACCTCAAATGGTACATCCTGTTGGAAGGTCTGGAGGAGGAAAGATTTTACTCGGCTGATGGAAAAGCCAGGGTTAAACTGGCTTCATTGCTCATAGATTTCTTCGGTTTGCTTTTTCAAACCAGGACGCTTCTGCTTTTTTTTAAAGATGGAGAGGAATACCGGTTACTCGATTCTTCCGGTAAAAAGAAAGGCTTCAGGAAGAGAGTATTAAAAGCAGACGACCCCTTAGTCCTGTTCCTCAAAAAACAATCGGAGATTGAAATCACCGACCTGCAGGTGGAGAAAGAGAAATTATTTCACTCGAATTCCTGGTTAAAGGAGAAGGTGTTTGAATCAGCTTTCACCCTTAAATCAGAAGAAGAGCTGGTAGGGTTTGTCTTATTTTCCTCGGAAAAGTTTAAAATCTCGGAGGAGAAGAAGAAACTCCTGTTCCTGGTGAGCCGGAGGATTATCCGGATAGAGCAGTTCCGGGAATTAAAAAGAAAATTCCAGGAGAAAAAACCGGAATCTATTGATAAATCAGGCCAGGAGAGAACCCCTGTCTCTTTAGACCAGGCAGAGGAAAAGAGGAGGATTTTCGACCTGTACTCTCTTTTTCAGGCGGCTAACCAGATCTATTTGTCCTCAGATCAAAATCGGCTTTTTTTCAATTTTGCCCAGAACCTGCAAAAACAGTTGAATACCAAATCAGTTCTGATCCTCCTGCCGGAATCTGGTGGTAAAAAATTGAAAGCCAAATATTCCAAAGGGATCGATTTCCTTCAGTTCTCAGAGTTGAGCCTGGAGGAGGATGACCCCCTGTATGAAAAATTCAAGGAGAAAGAGTCTGTGTTCCAGCTTTACCAGTTATTGGAGGAATATCAGGGGAATGAGTTCCTGGCTCGCCTGACAAGCCAGGGGTTCCAGATCTGTTTCCCTCTTTCCCTGCCAGACGACCAGTTAGGACTGGTGCTTATCGGGGGCAGAGCCGAGGGGATCAGATACAACCAGGAGGTTTTCCTAATTTTAAACTTCTTGAGCAATGTGCTTAATGTGAGTTTAAAGAATATCACCCAGTATAAAAAGTTAGAAGAGCTTTCCTATACTGACAGCTTGAGCGGACTGTATAACCATCGGTATTTTGTCAAGCGACTGAGCGAGGAGATCTTCAGAGCCAAACGCTATCAGAGGAAGCTGGCTTTCGTTATCTTCGATATCGACGAGTTTAAAATCTACAATGATTCTTTTGGTCATCAATCCGGGGACCAGATCATCCGACAGTTGGGAGAGTTAATCCTGAAGGTGGTCAGGTCGATCGATATCGTCTGCCGCTACGGAGGGGATGAGTTCTGCATTATCATGCCGGAAACAGGCCAGGAGGAATGTCTGAAGTTCATCGAGAGATTAAGGAAAAGCATCCAGCACCACCCCTTTGTGGATGAATTCTTGCAAATGGAGCACCACCTGACCGTCTCAGCCGGCGCAGCCATTTATCCCCAGCATGCCCGCACCCCTGAAAAACTGATCTATGGCGCGGATATGGCTCTGCTAAATGCTAAAAACTCAGGAAAGAACAAAACCCTGGTTTATAGCGGAGAGGAGGTATCCCTGAAAAATACCGTTCAGCTTTAG